Sequence from the Helianthus annuus cultivar XRQ/B chromosome 13, HanXRQr2.0-SUNRISE, whole genome shotgun sequence genome:
AAGCTTAAGTATgatgatgtacacatgtgtaaaccTACATATATAtgatttccaaaaaaaaaacttattttataATACATACCTTCACGTGTGGTGCTTTTTGAAGTTTCATTGGCCTTACTTCTCTCACCATGTTAATCTACATATGCAGAAATTATACCCAAACGTTTCACATATCAGTTGCAATGCATAAATTGATCAAATCCAATGGTTAgagagaaagttatgatcaaacaAACAATGTGAAAAAACTCAGTTTTACTACTGAATATATTGATCATTCAATGGTCCAAACTTAAGTCTTCAAAGTGAATATCAACAACATTACATCACAAAAATAATAGAGAAGATATCTGAGAATTACAAAACATTGAGAAAATTCATGCCATCAATTTGCTAAAAGAATTTAATATCCACTTAACAGTGTTCATAGAAAATAAAActttactaaaaataaatcaaatttgTACCTATAATTTGCTTAAAACCTAATATCAAATCAACACGGTTTGGAGAAACATAACCAAATTATAAACGAATCAAAACTCTTGCCATTGATTTACTTTAATCACCAAAATAGCATAGTTTAGAGCAAACAGAGCCATATTGAAAACAAATAAAATCTTCAGCCATTTATTTGCATAAAATTAAACATTAATTTCTTTTATAGCTACAAACAATAGTAATCCAATCACACTAAAGCACAAATTAAGTTCACATGAACGTGCAATTTCAAACTATAATCCACCAGCAAACACAAAAGAGCTAAAATTGAATTTACAATTAACAGAGCCTATCGAAAATAAGACCTTATTAAACATAATTGAAAGCTTCTACCATTAAATAGCTTAAAACCCTAATAATCTAACAACAAATCCACACAATTTAGAGAACCAAATCTGACATCTTTGAATCACTAACGACACGGCGACAACGTTGCTGATAAGAAATAGAACTAGCCACAACTGATAGAAGAACAATGTTGTAAACGTTACCGTGTCTCGAAACCCTACATAGGAATGGTTTAGTCTCAAACTTTTTACCGTCTTCAATCGATAAATGATGCAAATCATTGGTATGATAGTCGATCGAGTTCATGAGCACTTATGCTACAGAGTGTGGCATGATTGAAGATGACGATGATGTTCGATTAGGGATGAAGGGGTTGGTGAACGAGACAGGGGTTCAAGATTGGAAGATTGGAAGGTTTTTGACTATAAAGCCCCTTTAGTCTTTTAATTTAAGTTTCGTTCTCATTTAAATATCCtttaatcttagcccttaatTTTTGATGATCTATGGATAGAAATTGTTCTTAGTGTTCTCACAAAAATATTTaatctcaagataaccctcccctatatatatatatatatatatatattttgaacggcaaattttgGATTACTGACGGATCTGGAGTATCATCATGCCATCAGcgaaaccacccgatcatatccatctccactaggcatagtGCCCATACACTAAttatggaggaaacccaataaatatgggacaaatcccccttgtgggaatcgaaccagGACCTATTGGTCACAAAGTATTATCCCACCTCCAAAATGTCACTAGATTATAAAGCCATGGACACCATGCTTTATATTGTGTTTGTGAATCTTCAAGTGAGTTGCAATTAACGTAGTGGTAATgtgttataatgcccccaccatggggcattatccgacacgtggcgtcctagtcagcgaaggggcattatagcaaaagtggcgtagtggggcattatgccaataaccccTTCCAATTAAAAAAAAAGGTCATGTGCATGTGAGGTCCCTGTGCATTGGTGGGTGACAAAATGGTGATTGGTGGGTGACAAAATGGTCAAAGCTGTCATAGTCTCTCAAAAAGTGATTGGTGGTTACTAAAAGGTCAAAGCAATTTTGGGCGTGTTTATTAAAACGCCGgtaacatttttttttctaaaaatcttaAAAATAACGCCCTATATAATGGTTGGGGGGGCGTTTTagggcgttttttttttcaaaattttttaaaaataacgccccactacggatggtcttaGGGGGGTGCCAGAAGACGGTATTGCATATTGTACGTCGTTTTATCCCGGAAAGCGAAAGAAAGAAATGTTAGAAACATGCTAAACAAACCTTGAAGTAAAACGCAATTAATGAAAAACTTATCATCCTATGTTAAAGTATTCctaaagagaaaaatgcccggatagtctctgtggtttcgccttttttcacctatagtccccaactttctaaaattacctgaatagtccccaagttttcattttttgtttccGGATAGTCCATGGGTCTAACTTctgtttgttttctctgttaaaatgttgtgaaatgacaaaaatacccttactaaaaaacaaaataacttaatCTATTTAATAGATTTATTTTTATGTAGGACCCACTACTTGATCAGTCTCCTCCTCTCTCTCTTAactcttgctctctctctctcttaattCTGTCTCCctctcttaactctctctctctctctaattcATGTTCTCACCATCACCACCGCCCTCCCTTTTCTCAACCTTTCTCTCTATCTGTTCTCCATAACCGCcagccgaccaccaccacccagCTACCGCCACCTGAGAACCACCAGCTGACCACCGCTGTAAGCACCACCACCTCCTAAATAGTTTCTCTTTcgccttttttttcttttcttgttCGATTGCGGCGGAGGATGAGAGTTGGTGTTTATGTGGATGGACCAGATCTGTAAAATTCGTAGCTAGACCTTGGTTGAAGGTTGGGTGTTGATAATGGCGGAGAAGGAACGAATATGTTTAAGCAATCGTTTCAATTTAATTCGATTCAATGAATATGATTTGGATTTATAAAGTAGTTGTGAGTTAGTTTGTGAATTTAGGAAATGATTGTGCTGTGATTATAGTTTAGATATGAAGCAGGTTGAGGGTTTTTGTATATGAGCCAGAGTATTGTGAAATGTATATAAATTTGTCCATAAAATTTAATGCCACTGGTTCGATGGAGATAAGCAGGTTGAGGGTTTTTGTATGAGCCAGAGTATTGTGATACGTATATAAATTTGTCCATAAAATTTATGGCCACTGGTTTGATGGAGAAGGAATGGGTGTTTGTTAGGCAAGAGAAGACATCGGAGTTGGGTGGCTTCACCGGAGAAGAAGACAGATGGTGGGGGTGGCAGGTGGGTGAGTGGTGATAGGGTAgttagagggagagagagatgtaTTTTCTATATATAATATTTGTTTAAGGATAGTTATTTTATTTAGGGGTGGGGTTGgggttgttttttatttatttatttataaagtaGTGGGTCCCACATAAAAATAAATCTATTAAATAGATtaagttattttattttttagtaagggtatttttgttattccacatcattttaacagagaaaacaaacagaagttagacccagggactatccgggaacaaaaaatgaaaacttggggactattcaggtaattttaaaaagttggggactataggtgaaaaaaggcgaaagcacagggactatccgggcatttttctcattcctaaaaaaaattaaaaatgaccCCCTATATAAGCGGTTCTAGTAATCATAGTATTAAATTTGATCAAAGTAATTGACACATCAACTATAAATATGAAAAAATATAACCTAACTATTAAGCTCATTACCATAACTAACATGCTTGACTTAGTTAAACTAAAGAATAAAAACCAACCATCTAAATAAAATCATCTTTGATGCGCATAAGTTGATTCAAGGTTCTGGGTTGAAAAATAAAGTTGTCCAAGCTCTCATTATGGTGTCGATGTGGGTGATCGGGAAGACCCGCAATGAGTTTAtgtttaaaaatgtttaaaaacaaGCCGATCAAGATCGAAAAGATTTATGGGAAAATTATGTCTTATGATTTCTTATGGATCAAAAAAAGAGTAGAAATTTGGTTTTAGATTGGCCGAGCTAAACGTCTTTTACGGTGTAAGTTGTTTTATATGTTATATATGTTTTGTTTGGTTTGCCCCTTTCTAGCGTCTTGCTAGTGGGGTGGCGTTAGTTATCATATAAAACTTGCCGTTAAAAAAATCATGTTATCAACTATATTTTTATTCCCCTTGACAGTCCTATTTTTCAACTATTTTTCCTTCACCGGTCatccgttaaaaaaacttaactccgttaagttttttcccgaattacaaactgacgttttagggcttttgatcagaacgaagATACGAGTCTACTGATGTAAAACTTACCCGAAACGATGCTCCaaatgacttgatttttgttaattggaagtttaaacacccgaattgaagtaCCGTTTTTGGCGTTTGGAGCACACCTAAAACGTTagtttgtaattcgaaaaaaaaaaaacttaacggactGAGTACCGGTGGAGGCAAAATAGTTGAAATGTGAGACTGTTAGAGTGAATAAAAAAAGGTAGGACTGCAAACGGTCAATAACGTCTAGTAGAAATTATTAGAGGTCAATATCCTATTATTATTAGCCGAAATATGCTCTGCATTTATTTGATTTATATTTGTATTCAATGTTGTTATTATCTTCCTTTGTCTAGTCCCGTAATCCCCTCTTGTAAGTTAGGAAATCCCCTTGATTACCTTTTGGATTGTCGTGATTTCTCTTGTATAAATGGCTGTACATTGGTGATGAATGAGACAAGGAAATCAGTTTAATTACATGGTATCGAGCCTACTCCTTACcacttcatctttttttttttccttgAGGTTTGTTTTAATTAGGGCTACGGTCTTAATCTCTCCTCTTTACTTTTCCTCCAGTATACCTCAAACTACCCCTCACTTTCTCTGCTATGGCCGACCAAAATGATGCTCAACCCAAACCTGCTGCTCCGTCCCTGCACCCCGTGTATACGGTAACCAACATCCAAAACAAAGTGCGTGTCTTGGATGGCACGAAGGTCACCTATTCCTCTTGGGTGAAGCTTTTTCAATTGCACGCTCGTGGGTACAAGGTACTCGACCACATTGACGGTACCCTCCCACCGGCGACTACCGACCCCTCCTATGAAAACTGGGCTGAGGTGGACGCAATCGTCCTCCAATGGATCTACGGATCCTTGTCGGATGATTTGCTTGTCCGTGTTCTTGAAACTGAATCCACCGCTCTTCAAGCCTGGATTCGTATTCGAAACCTCTTCCTTAACAACAAAGGATCTCGTGCCGCAGCCTTGGAACACGCCTTCACTAATCTTACCTTGAAATCCATGTCGTCTTTTCAGGCGTACTGCCAACGGCTCAAAGAAGTGAAGAACTGGCTGGACAGCTTTCTGATGTTGACAACCCTGTCAGTGCGAGACGCCTTGTAATCCAACTGGTCCGCGGCTTGCCTTCTGAGTACGACACGGTTGCTGCCCAACTAAATCAAACTCTCCCATCTTGGGAAGAGGCGGTGAACATGCTGGAACTTGAAGAGCAACGCCAAGCAAACCGTGAAAAAGACAACCCCATTGCTGCTGCCGCCACCCCAGATGCACCTCCACCCACTCCTGAACCACAAAACCAACGCCGCAATCCAGCCCCTCGTGGTCAGTCCCGATACCCCAAAGAGCGCCGTCCAAATGGCCCACATCGATACCCAAACTGAAACCAATTCCCCAACCAATTAACTAACCAGAAAAACTCCGGGCAGATGCGTTCTAGATAGGGCAGTAATCAGACTTGGACACCCTACCCATGGTGGGTCAGTCTGTACGGGCCACAACCTGGTTGGACCCCCCCACCTTGTCCGTACCCGACACAGCCCGGGTGGGTCGCTCCTTGGCAGCAACAAGCTGGACAGCAGGGTTCGAAAAATGCAGCTGAAAGTTCCAATAATTGCCCTGCTCCACAGGCCAGTATCACTGACTTTGACCCGCTTGAACCCACGGATATTGGGGAAGCTTTTCAGGTTTTAGTAATGGAGGCGGATGAGATCAATTGGCACATGGATACCGGGGCATCTAATCATCTCAGTGACCATGCAGGTATTTGTTCTAATTCCTCTAATGTTACATCTATTAAATCTATACTAGTCGGAAACGGCCATAAAATGCCAATTATCGGATCGGGAAACACAAATTTCCCATACTCCCAAAATACCCTTCGCCTTAACAATGTTCTTTATGCtcccaatattattaaaaatctcATCTCGATCCGACAATTTACCAAAGATAATTATGTATCTGTTgagtttgacccgtttggatttTCTGTGAAGGATTACAAGACTGGGAGGATGTTGAGCCACGACAGTGACAGTCATCTCTACCCTGTCACTGCACCCGCTCAAGTTTCAAAACCATCTGTTTTTGCTGTTTCCACTCCCGAATCATGGCATGATCGACTAGGCCACCCAGGAGTTTTCGTTGTTGATTTTCTTTCTTCCAATAAGTTTATCGATTGTAATAACACCAGTCGCATGTTTTGTAATTCGTGTCAAGTTGCAAAACATAAACGACTACCTTTTCCTTTATCAAATTCCACTACTGTTTTACCTTTTGATATTGTGCATTGCGATTTGTGGACCTCACCTATTGTGTCAAATACAAGTTACAAGTACTACACGATTCTCATTGATGATTACACCAATTATGCTTGGCTTTTTCCACTCCGGTACAAATCTGAAACGGTCACCAAATTCATCAAGTTTCACACCtatattaaaacacaatttaactTATCCATAAAATCTTTTCAATGTGATAACGGCGGAGATTTTGACAACAATACATTTTAAACCTTAGCCGACACACATGGTATTCAATTTCGCTTCTCTTGCCCTCATACCTCTCAACAAAATGAAAAAGCCGAGCGCATGATCCGACGCATCAATGAGATCATGCTCTCCATTCTCACTCACGCTTCGGTCCCTCCCTCCTATTGGGTCGAAGCGGCACACACGGCGGTCTACTTGCACAATATTCTTCCAACAAAACTCCTAAACAATCACAGACCCACAATCGCTTTATACCTTCGACACCCTACATATGAACACCTTAAAGTCTTTGGTTGTGTCTGTTATCCAAACCAAACCACAACCCGCTCAAACAAACAAACTATCTCATCAATCCGCTCCATGTGTTTTTCTCGGTTATCCTCCCAACTACCGAGGCTACCGTTGTCTAAACCTTCAAACCGGCAAAACAATTGTTCCCGTCATGTCACTTTTAATGAGTCATCCTTCCCTTTTTCCGAGTCTCCTTCTCAATCCGACTACACTGCTCTTGAAACGGACctgttgttggtgcacttgtgtctgtactttgtctgtattttgtaatgtataaaacgatgtcttttgtctgttgtgtttacgtcttttgttgtttttgtttaagtgttggaatgtatgtttgaccaagtcaaccatcctcctggtttgacttggccaaacagtcaacacctTGTGTTTAAGATgcatgcttcgaaggatgtcatcgaaggatggattgtatccttcgatgacctcgaaagatgatctttcgttggatacttatggacctcgaaggatatatcatccttcgaggtacataTGGATCTTTCGGAGTGTTTCGATGGactttctggtcgatagatgatccttcgaccagaactgcttatccttcgtgcatgtcaactgttatgggtatatatatcccatgtggGTTTCACTTCACAGTAAGTTCTTTGTAAGTTGTTCAAGTTCATATTGAGAGCAtttgtgagtgaacccaaggtcttgtaagagagcatttcagtttggtcaagggctgtaaccgtgtccactgaaatacaagataaaactttgatatattgcttgtctactctttctctttgtaatctttgctttcatctaaactatcggtttgcactctagcttggattccgcacttgctagagtgttaaacataacaaggaacaggtttaacctcaacctccgagggacctacaagtggtatcagagctgtggctcttttccttgttaaaaccgggtttgtgcaagactttggttgtgtttggacaaaaactttcttggtttagcacccgtttttagtgtgtttcttgcctttctaaccataaaaacgtgttctaaactaaccgggtgtgttacgggaaggtttgggtaacttaaaaatcttgttcAAAGAGGTTTGCTATTTTCCGGCCAATATTCCGGCTAAACTCCGGTGGTTGGTTGTGGATAAGAAACTTCCATTTTTGGGCattattttcaaagtcaaatctgacttggtgaaaagttggtgcagaaacatcccttctgccgaaagttggttcaccaaccacatcaccttttcaccaaccagTCGTCCTttctgtcagtgtgtcagacgtgttcgaaagatacctttcgaactcgaaagatcatccttcgatcaaggagattcgacagataaccatccttcgaacatctttcgaagtcagcgtgttgtctttcgagtcaaggaatcttttcgaaagatacatccttcgagttactgttttccttcgaaagataaggatccttcgtgtaggagaatctttcgaagtgattgttcgaaactcaacagtgatccttcgaacactgttgatccttcgaacaagtgtcatctttcgagcATCCTTCGAGTCTTATTTGTGTAAGATTAACAGTTTGtgattttcaggtctttcgatccttgaTCTTTCGGCAGTTTGTTATCCTTCAaagttttaacatagtttgtgaaaaaaaaatttaaatcaattttcacctaatatattaaatataaaatgggaacaaacggtcaatgggatccctccgcgtggactacaacaactttgactccgcaatcatcagctacgcaatcatcagccacgcaatctgcgccagagttcaacaaaactgcatggatgcaggctattgccccaactcaagctgcaatgataactgcaaatcaatgggcattggtcactaatcaaagcagcagcattcaagcaatgatgcagaacgatagtgaaac
This genomic interval carries:
- the LOC110900867 gene encoding uncharacterized protein LOC110900867, which encodes MADQNDAQPKPAAPSLHPVYTVTNIQNKVRVLDGTKVTYSSWVKLFQLHARGYKVLDHIDGTLPPATTDPSYENWAEVDAIVLQWIYGSLSDDLLVRVLETESTALQAWIRVLPTAQRSEELAGQLSDVDNPVSARRLVIQLVRGLPSEYDTVAAQLNQTLPSWEEAVNMLELEEQRQANREKDNPIAAAATPDAPPPTPEPQNQRRNPAPRGQSRYPKERRPNGPHRYPN